In Nitrospirota bacterium, one DNA window encodes the following:
- a CDS encoding RHS domain-containing protein — protein GNIKVEYIYLSDRPLVKIDIGSTSEEPYYYHTDHLGTPLFMTDSTGQKVWSAELLPFGEGYDINEDVDGDQVNIVNNLRSPGQYYDAETGLHYNMARDYHPQVGRYTQSDPIGLAGGINTFVYAGGNPVYWKDPSGLLWIYEQSTGNLYHQPDTRGGVPPELVGTGYAGHKEGLNNPNYQNVRGTGPSSNAGPLPQGNYIIGPQKDNEIELGKVLPGSMRMIPDPNNKMFGRYGFLIHGGNMKNKTSSQGCIVMSPSVRDKIGRSGDTNLTVIP, from the coding sequence GCGGCAACATCAAGGTCGAATATATCTACCTCTCCGATCGGCCGTTGGTGAAGATCGACATCGGGAGCACCTCTGAAGAACCTTACTATTATCACACCGACCACCTGGGGACGCCGCTGTTTATGACGGACAGCACGGGGCAAAAGGTCTGGAGCGCGGAGTTGTTGCCTTTTGGAGAAGGGTATGATATCAACGAAGATGTGGACGGCGACCAGGTGAATATCGTGAACAACCTGAGATCCCCAGGACAGTATTATGACGCGGAGACGGGGTTGCATTATAATATGGCGAGGGATTATCATCCTCAAGTCGGAAGGTATACTCAGTCCGATCCGATTGGCTTGGCGGGAGGGATCAATACATTTGTGTATGCTGGAGGTAACCCTGTCTACTGGAAAGATCCCTCAGGACTATTATGGATTTATGAACAATCAACTGGAAACTTGTATCACCAACCGGATACGCGAGGGGGAGTACCACCGGAGTTGGTTGGAACAGGATATGCTGGACACAAGGAAGGATTAAATAATCCAAATTATCAAAACGTGCGGGGTACTGGGCCTAGCTCTAATGCAGGACCATTGCCGCAGGGAAATTACATAATTGGTCCACAGAAAGATAATGAAATAGAGCTTGGCAAGGTATTACCGGGTTCCATGAGAATGATACCTGATCCAAACAATAAAATGTTTGGTCGGTACGGATTTCTTATTCATGGCGGTAATATGAAAAACAAAACTTCGTCGCAGGGTTGCATCGTTATGTCTCCAAGTGTTCGGGACAAGATAGGGAGAAGTGGCGATACAAATTTGACGGTGATTCCATGA